A section of the Sedimentisphaera cyanobacteriorum genome encodes:
- a CDS encoding Gfo/Idh/MocA family protein produces MDDKKTRIGVVGCGKRVEQVLQGFLNITDNVQITAICDPSKDSIESFCKKFSIMPVVYEDHRALSNSADVDWVMVGSWNCFHLEHVKAAFEAGKNVFCEKPLATNASDCIELYNAWKASSSKFMIGFTLRYSPHYQKIKEVINLGIIGNPISLEFNETLDFNHGGYIMGGWRSQRDKAGTHLLEKCCHDMDVVNWLIQSRPVMAASFGGLDVFKPENSGIVDELKCSADNKKPFHSWGQTANPFTNFKDLVDNQVAIIQYQNGTRATFHTNCCSGIPERRMYIIGDKGCIRSDAIEGKIEYRRIGFDEEFVDVSTSAKGSHAGGDEYLCKCLKELFDGESEPQTSMYDAIVSAATCFGIDAALDEGCVYNYAGIWQQMEDVFKDLG; encoded by the coding sequence ATGGACGATAAGAAAACGAGAATAGGCGTAGTTGGCTGCGGAAAAAGGGTAGAGCAGGTTTTACAGGGTTTCTTGAATATAACAGATAATGTTCAGATCACAGCAATTTGTGATCCGTCTAAAGATTCAATCGAAAGCTTCTGTAAAAAATTTTCAATAATGCCTGTTGTTTACGAAGATCACAGGGCGCTTTCAAATTCGGCAGATGTTGACTGGGTGATGGTCGGGTCGTGGAATTGCTTTCATCTTGAGCATGTAAAAGCAGCTTTTGAGGCTGGAAAAAATGTTTTTTGCGAAAAGCCCCTCGCTACAAATGCTTCTGATTGTATTGAATTATATAATGCTTGGAAAGCAAGCAGCAGCAAATTTATGATAGGTTTTACGCTGAGGTATTCTCCGCATTATCAGAAAATAAAGGAAGTTATAAATCTGGGTATAATCGGTAATCCGATAAGTCTGGAGTTTAATGAGACATTAGACTTCAACCATGGCGGTTATATTATGGGCGGCTGGAGAAGCCAGCGAGATAAGGCAGGCACACATCTGTTGGAAAAATGCTGTCATGATATGGATGTTGTCAACTGGCTCATTCAAAGCAGGCCTGTAATGGCTGCCAGCTTTGGCGGATTAGATGTTTTTAAGCCTGAAAATTCAGGTATTGTTGATGAATTGAAGTGCAGCGCAGATAATAAAAAGCCATTTCATTCATGGGGGCAGACTGCAAACCCTTTTACAAATTTTAAGGATTTGGTTGATAATCAGGTAGCAATAATTCAATATCAAAATGGTACACGCGCAACTTTTCACACAAACTGCTGTTCGGGCATACCTGAGAGACGAATGTATATCATCGGCGATAAAGGCTGCATAAGAAGTGATGCGATAGAAGGTAAAATCGAATATCGAAGAATTGGTTTTGATGAAGAATTTGTTGATGTCAGCACCTCTGCTAAGGGCAGTCATGCAGGGGGCGATGAATATCTGTGCAAATGCTTGAAAGAGCTTTTTGACGGCGAAAGCGAGCCGCAGACGAGTATGTATGACGCTATTGTTTCGGCAGCTACTTGTTTTGGCATTGACGCAGCTCTGGATGAAGGTTGTGTTTATAATTATGCTGGTATCTGGCAGCAGATGGAAGACGTTTTTAAAGACCTTGGATAA
- a CDS encoding AGE family epimerase/isomerase: MENQLDKYLDLYRKDLKESVVHFWLKNAPDKVNGGVFTCLAEDGSVYDTKKYIWHQARAVWTCCRLYRHLAKENRYLETAELCIDFLERYSTDPHGRYYFGVRIDGKPYCYQAESYEPVFCMMAYLEYSIVKNDDNYFNKAVSLYKDIKKNIFFPEVLNSTLADQHNFSILADSMVLIDMACQLYDLTKEQIYCDDIAVYFKTAQKHYFEKIGALMEVVSRDWTDISDISEGRHFSPGHSIEAAYFLLEAQKYAGSQSLGFDPLDVIRNTLQIGWDRQYGGLLNYIDVQGKPSLWLEGNTKLWWPQFEAIYAVVLAYKLTGDEMWLSWLERLHKYVYEHFYDYENGGWFGFCDREGNLINKAKGSHSKGFFHVPRAMLKTIMLYK, encoded by the coding sequence ATGGAAAACCAACTAGATAAATATCTTGATCTGTATAGAAAAGATCTTAAAGAATCTGTGGTTCACTTCTGGCTGAAAAATGCACCCGACAAAGTTAATGGCGGTGTTTTTACTTGTCTGGCCGAAGATGGCTCTGTCTATGATACAAAAAAGTATATATGGCATCAGGCAAGGGCTGTTTGGACATGCTGCAGGCTGTACAGGCATTTAGCGAAAGAGAACCGCTACCTTGAAACTGCTGAACTATGTATTGATTTTCTTGAAAGATATTCAACTGATCCTCATGGAAGATATTATTTTGGTGTGAGGATTGACGGGAAACCTTACTGTTATCAGGCAGAGTCTTATGAGCCGGTTTTCTGCATGATGGCATATCTTGAATATTCTATCGTTAAGAATGATGACAATTATTTCAATAAGGCCGTAAGTCTTTATAAGGATATCAAAAAAAACATATTTTTCCCGGAAGTGCTGAATTCTACACTGGCAGATCAGCATAATTTCAGCATTTTGGCAGATTCAATGGTTTTGATCGATATGGCCTGCCAATTATACGATTTAACAAAAGAACAGATATACTGCGATGATATTGCCGTTTACTTTAAAACTGCTCAAAAGCATTATTTTGAAAAAATTGGTGCTTTGATGGAAGTGGTTTCTCGTGATTGGACCGACATTTCTGATATTTCCGAAGGTCGTCATTTTAGCCCCGGGCATTCTATAGAAGCCGCTTACTTTTTATTAGAAGCTCAAAAATATGCTGGCAGCCAGTCTTTAGGTTTTGACCCTCTAGATGTGATCAGAAATACTTTGCAGATCGGCTGGGACAGACAATACGGCGGCTTGCTGAATTATATTGACGTGCAAGGTAAACCATCGCTATGGCTGGAAGGCAATACAAAGCTTTGGTGGCCGCAGTTTGAGGCAATATATGCTGTGGTTTTGGCATATAAGCTCACTGGCGATGAAATGTGGCTGAGTTGGCTTGAAAGACTTCATAAATATGTCTATGAACATTTTTATGATTATGAAAACGGCGGATGGTTTGGTTTTTGTGATAGAGAAGGCAATTTGATAAATAAGGCTAAAGGAAGCCACTCAAAGGGCTTTTTCCATGTTCCAAGAGCAATGTTAAAAACTATTATGTTATATAAATAA